One genomic segment of Hydra vulgaris chromosome 14, alternate assembly HydraT2T_AEP includes these proteins:
- the LOC124819325 gene encoding putative nuclease HARBI1 isoform X2 — MQHYSYLVKWYSSQEEITKVKQSYFEACGVKGLLGLIDGTMVPIKGVTGADEPAFICRKGYSAINCQFVVDYDGQFRDVVIKYPGSCHDAFVYSNSTLKQTMEADPVAGFLFGDSGYGLSPVMITPFSPAITPEEMFFNQTHSRVRSRIERCIGSLKNRWRCLHKSGGTLQYSPTKCCSIIYTCVLLENMCNSLGLEEPDNVVASDDAVGNTEMITDNNSTENNSNFYHVGRRQINQIRLGLTRRNDLKNYMFANRHPHVL; from the exons ATGCAACACTACAGCTACCTTGTCAAATGGTACAGTAGTCAAGAAGAAATAACTAAAGTGAAACAAAGTTATTTTGAGGCTTGTGGAGTAAAGGGTCTTTTGGGCCTAATTGATGGTACAATGGTGCCCATCAAAGGAGTCACTGGGGCTGATGAGCCAGCTTTTATTTGCag aaaaggcTATTCAGCTATAAATTGCCAATTTGTTGTCGATTATGATGGACAGTTCAGAGATGTAGTAATTAAATATCCAGGATCATGTCATGATGCTTTTGTTTATTCAAATTCTACTTTAAAACAAACGATGGAAGCTGATCCAGTTGCAGGTTTTCTTTTTGGTGATTCAGGATACGGGTTATCGCCAGTCATGATTACACCATTTAGTCCTGCAATTACCCCTGAAGAAATGTTTTTCAACCAAACCCACTCAAGGGTTCGAAGTAGAATAGAACGTTGTATTGGCAGTCTCAAAAACAGGTGGAGATGTCTACATAAAAGTGGCGGAACTCTTCAATATTCTCCTACCAAGTGCTGTTCGATCATTTATACTTGTGTATTACTTGAGAATATGTGCAATTCATTGGGTTTAGAAGAGCCAGATAATGTAGTAGCTAGCGACGATGCAGTTGGTAACACTGAGATGATAACAGATAATAACAGCACtgaaaataatagtaatttttatcaCGTTGGTCGAAGACAAATCAACCAAATTCGACTTGGTTTAACTAGaagaaatgatttgaaaaaCTATATGTTTGCCAATAGACATCCCCATGTTTTATAA
- the LOC136090901 gene encoding uncharacterized protein LOC136090901, producing the protein MIEEKIKSIIISQDKCNTISVTQNNESAFTKITYKLRDIEDRFRRNNLRIDGIKESEGENWYDSETKLKKNFENYLGLKDIKIKRAHKTGHKTSFRPRTIIIKLPSFKDKVYYLKKTPNLNGKIIYINDDFCAETVQTRKLLREQMKLERAAGKFASISYDKLISYAFGLQ; encoded by the coding sequence atgattgaagaaaaaattaagagcATCATTATTTCACAGGATAAATGTAATACAATAAGCGTTACCCAGAACAACGAATCTgcatttactaaaattacttaCAAATTAAGAGATATAGAGGATCGATTCCGGCGGAATAATTTGAGAATCGATGGAATTAAAGAAAGCGAAGGTGAAAATTGGTATGACAGCGaaaccaagttaaaaaaaaattttgaaaattatttaggtctaaaagatattaaaattaaaagggCACATAAAACTGGTCATAAAACTTCATTTAGACCAAgaactataattataaaacttcCAAGCTTTAAagataaagtatattatttaaaaaagacccCTAACTTAAATGGAAAAATTATCTATATAAATGATGATTTTTGCGCTGAGACAGTGCAAACTAGGAAGTTACTAAGAGAACAGATGAAATTGGAACGAGCGGCAGGAAAATTTGCAAGCATTTCATATGATAAACTCATCTCATATGCGTTTGGGCTGCAATGA